In the Hylaeus volcanicus isolate JK05 chromosome 1, UHH_iyHylVolc1.0_haploid, whole genome shotgun sequence genome, one interval contains:
- the LOC128884601 gene encoding NTF2-related export protein isoform X1, producing MDQDLKSKIDQACRTAEEFTKLYYESLDKRRYHISRLYLDTATLIWNGNGIEGKDNIQKFWTDLPPSVHNVFVLDAQPITGPEVANQLTFLVKVGGQVRYDDKALKPFNQSFLITAMGDKWKIILQEVSGVSRFQSALSGRTATRYWRQNETLENLINYIR from the exons atggatcag GATTTGAAATCTAAAATTGATCAAGCTTGCCGAACGGCTGAAGAATTTACAAAGCTTTATTATGAAAGTTTAGACAAACGCAGATAT CATATATCAAGATTGTATTTGGATACCGCAACTTTAATTTGGAATGGAAACGGTATCGAAGGCAAagataatatacaaaaattttggaCAGATTTACCACCTTCCGTCCATAATGTTTTCGTCTTGGACGCTCAACCAATAACAG GTCCTGAAGTGGCAAATCAACTGACATTCCTTGTAAAAGTTGGAGGACAAGTGAGATATGATGATAAAGCATTAAAACCATTTAATCAAAGCTTTCTGATTACTGCCATGGGagataaatggaaaatt ATTCTTCAAGAAGTATCCGGAGTCTCCCGTTTTCAATCAGCGCTCTCTGGAAGAACGGCTACGCGATACTGGAGACAAAACGAAACGCTTGagaatttgattaattacaTCCgctga
- the LOC128884601 gene encoding NTF2-related export protein isoform X2, which translates to MDQDLKSKIDQACRTAEEFTKLYYESLDKRRYHISRLYLDTATLIWNGNGIEGKDNIQKFWTDLPPSVHNVFVLDAQPITGPEVANQLTFLVKVGGQVRYDDKALKPFNQSFLITAMGDKWKIVSDCFRIQEIPENVS; encoded by the exons atggatcag GATTTGAAATCTAAAATTGATCAAGCTTGCCGAACGGCTGAAGAATTTACAAAGCTTTATTATGAAAGTTTAGACAAACGCAGATAT CATATATCAAGATTGTATTTGGATACCGCAACTTTAATTTGGAATGGAAACGGTATCGAAGGCAAagataatatacaaaaattttggaCAGATTTACCACCTTCCGTCCATAATGTTTTCGTCTTGGACGCTCAACCAATAACAG GTCCTGAAGTGGCAAATCAACTGACATTCCTTGTAAAAGTTGGAGGACAAGTGAGATATGATGATAAAGCATTAAAACCATTTAATCAAAGCTTTCTGATTACTGCCATGGGagataaatggaaaattgtaAGCGACTGTTTTCGAATACAAGAAATACCAGAGAATGTTAgttag